One window from the genome of Streptomyces cadmiisoli encodes:
- a CDS encoding YybH family protein — protein sequence MPNDAKAVELPKELEEHLESYVAAFNSGDAESVDSHYTDAGIIVWEKGNPVSGEQRHAAIKEFLSLTEPHIETDVREAYVTGDTALLVVDWTMEINAESGEGRESLRGVGLDVLRKQANGSWLYAVDDPFGEEPRD from the coding sequence ATGCCGAACGACGCCAAGGCCGTTGAACTTCCCAAGGAGCTCGAGGAGCACCTCGAAAGCTATGTCGCCGCCTTCAACTCGGGCGACGCGGAAAGCGTCGACTCCCACTACACGGACGCCGGCATCATCGTGTGGGAAAAGGGCAACCCGGTGAGCGGCGAGCAGCGTCATGCCGCGATCAAGGAGTTCCTGAGCCTCACGGAGCCGCACATCGAGACCGATGTCCGTGAGGCCTACGTCACCGGGGACACGGCTCTGCTCGTCGTGGACTGGACCATGGAGATCAACGCGGAGAGCGGCGAGGGCCGTGAGAGCCTCCGCGGTGTCGGTCTGGACGTGCTGCGCAAGCAGGCGAACGGCTCGTGGCTGTACGCCGTCGACGACCCGTTCGGCGAGGAGCCCCGCGACTGA
- a CDS encoding aspartate aminotransferase family protein: protein MTDASHSQADETQLAEPHLGAVLASAGLDAEYVRAEGNTLYQRAEDGREIPVLDYAGGYGSLMWGHNHPTIVAYAKELLDAGVPVHSQFSLHPEAAELALALSRIVRRESGYDEPYFAVFANTGAEANEAAVKHAEMDRVIRLGALLAAVDDGLTEAREAVRDGSAIIPDEVFARVGMGSRVSDTAALNELVHHITTHNAAQAGRPPVFLTPEGSFHGKLVSTVQLTHNEGYRNPFKALAAQARFVPLGQPGALRKIADEERAQLLGLEVVDGLVRLTEHEAPVVCAFVLEPIQGEGGIREMPREFVEEIHEVCAELGAPVIVDEIQSGMGRTGDFLAGTRLGLRGDYYTLAKSLGGGLAKISVLMVRSSRYQGQFELIHSSTFAKDGFSNRIALKVLELLEADDGAAYRRAAELGDRLLAMLGSVRDDYPDVVKDVRGRGLLLGLEFHDQSGAPAAPVAEAARAGLFGYLVAGHLLRGHRLRTFPTASAPDTLRFEPSLLLSDDEISWLETALRDTCDIIRGGYQRPLALPGA, encoded by the coding sequence ATGACCGATGCATCGCATTCCCAGGCTGATGAAACACAGTTGGCGGAGCCCCATCTGGGGGCCGTACTGGCCTCGGCCGGCCTTGACGCCGAATATGTGAGGGCCGAGGGAAACACGCTTTATCAGCGGGCCGAGGACGGCCGTGAGATCCCCGTGCTGGACTACGCGGGCGGTTACGGGTCGCTCATGTGGGGCCACAACCACCCGACGATCGTCGCGTACGCGAAGGAGCTGCTGGACGCCGGTGTTCCGGTGCACTCGCAGTTCTCGCTGCACCCCGAGGCCGCCGAGCTCGCGCTCGCCCTGAGCCGGATCGTGCGGCGCGAGAGCGGCTACGACGAGCCGTACTTCGCCGTCTTCGCCAACACCGGCGCCGAGGCCAACGAGGCCGCGGTCAAGCACGCGGAAATGGACCGGGTCATCCGCCTCGGGGCGCTCCTGGCCGCCGTCGACGACGGCCTGACCGAGGCGCGCGAGGCGGTACGGGACGGCTCGGCGATCATTCCCGACGAGGTCTTCGCGCGCGTCGGCATGGGATCGCGCGTCTCGGACACCGCAGCGCTGAACGAGCTGGTCCATCACATCACCACGCACAACGCGGCCCAGGCCGGGCGTCCCCCCGTCTTCCTGACCCCCGAGGGCTCCTTCCACGGCAAGTTGGTCAGCACGGTTCAGCTGACTCACAACGAGGGCTATCGCAACCCGTTCAAGGCTCTGGCCGCCCAGGCCCGGTTCGTCCCGCTCGGTCAGCCCGGTGCGCTGCGCAAGATCGCCGACGAGGAGCGGGCCCAGCTGCTCGGCCTGGAGGTGGTGGACGGCCTCGTCCGGCTGACCGAGCACGAAGCGCCCGTCGTCTGCGCTTTCGTCCTGGAGCCGATCCAGGGTGAGGGCGGCATCCGTGAGATGCCTCGGGAGTTCGTCGAGGAGATCCACGAGGTCTGTGCGGAGCTGGGTGCCCCGGTCATCGTGGACGAGATCCAGAGCGGCATGGGCCGCACCGGTGACTTCCTGGCCGGCACCCGCCTCGGGCTGCGTGGCGACTACTACACCCTCGCCAAGAGCCTGGGCGGCGGCCTGGCCAAGATCTCGGTGCTGATGGTCCGCTCCTCGCGCTACCAGGGCCAGTTCGAGCTGATCCACAGCTCGACCTTCGCCAAGGACGGCTTCTCCAACCGCATCGCCCTCAAGGTCCTCGAACTCCTGGAGGCCGACGACGGCGCGGCCTACCGCAGGGCCGCCGAGCTGGGCGACCGGCTGCTGGCCATGCTGGGCTCCGTGCGCGATGACTACCCCGACGTGGTCAAGGACGTCCGCGGCCGCGGCCTGCTGCTGGGGCTGGAGTTCCACGACCAGTCCGGCGCCCCGGCCGCCCCGGTCGCCGAGGCCGCCCGCGCCGGCCTCTTCGGCTACCTGGTCGCGGGGCATCTGCTGCGGGGCCATCGGCTCCGTACGTTCCCGACCGCGAGTGCCCCCGACACGCTGCGCTTCGAGCCGTCCCTCCTGCTGTCGGACGACGAGATCAGCTGGCTGGAGACGGCACTGCGGGACACCTGCGACATCATCCGGGGCGGGTACCAGCGGCCCCTGGCGCTGCCCGGCGCATAG
- a CDS encoding YybH family protein, translating to MTAATPDVDLFSLELTDDPEVQNDVFLKIFNSGNGAAFDNLYRADAISNLTGGPLTGEARTKGIIELLAKGPTLKSVVKHSYTADDVTLIVVDFELGLPGEDGELVQIKGSCTDVIRRVEDGKWLMAVDRPVADITV from the coding sequence ATGACCGCAGCGACGCCCGACGTCGATCTGTTCAGCCTCGAACTCACCGATGATCCGGAGGTGCAGAACGATGTCTTCCTGAAGATATTCAACTCGGGCAACGGCGCCGCCTTCGACAATCTCTACCGTGCGGACGCCATCTCCAACCTGACGGGCGGCCCGCTCACCGGCGAGGCACGCACCAAGGGCATCATCGAGCTGCTCGCCAAGGGCCCGACTCTGAAGTCCGTCGTCAAGCACTCCTACACCGCCGACGACGTCACGCTGATCGTCGTCGACTTCGAGCTGGGGCTGCCCGGCGAGGACGGCGAACTGGTGCAGATCAAGGGCTCCTGCACCGACGTCATCCGCCGGGTCGAGGACGGCAAGTGGCTGATGGCCGTCGACCGGCCGGTCGCTGACATCACCGTCTGA
- a CDS encoding flavin reductase family protein → MSQFATGVTVLSVGGEHIHAMTANAFSSVSLTPPTVLVCIAHSAVMFDELTADGHFGVNILGAGQEPLARHFADKKRTLGLAQFDDVEWVPGTHTGAPLLSDALAWLECDVIDAHVSGDHTIFVGRVLDCRRGSGDPALTFFDGKFGSAPRAA, encoded by the coding sequence ATGTCCCAGTTCGCCACCGGCGTCACCGTGCTGTCGGTGGGCGGCGAACACATCCACGCCATGACCGCCAACGCCTTCAGCTCCGTCTCGCTGACCCCGCCGACCGTCCTGGTATGCATCGCTCACAGCGCCGTGATGTTCGACGAGCTGACCGCGGACGGGCACTTCGGGGTGAACATCCTGGGCGCCGGACAAGAACCCCTGGCCCGCCACTTCGCCGACAAGAAGCGCACGCTCGGCCTCGCACAGTTCGACGACGTCGAGTGGGTGCCGGGCACCCACACGGGCGCCCCGCTCCTGTCCGACGCCCTGGCCTGGCTGGAGTGTGACGTGATCGACGCTCATGTCTCCGGCGATCACACGATCTTCGTCGGCAGGGTGCTGGACTGCCGGCGAGGCAGCGGGGACCCCGCGCTGACGTTCTTCGACGGGAAGTTCGGAAGTGCTCCCCGCGCCGCATGA